Proteins encoded together in one Cicer arietinum cultivar CDC Frontier isolate Library 1 chromosome 4, Cicar.CDCFrontier_v2.0, whole genome shotgun sequence window:
- the LOC101498275 gene encoding amino acid permease 6-like, with translation MHIEAQEHYGGEDKNFDEDGRTKRTGTWLTASAHIITAVIGSGVLSLAWAIAQMGWVAGPAVLFAFSFITYFTSTLLADCYRSPDPVHGKRNYTYSEVVRANLGGRKFQLCGLAQYINLVGVTIGYTITASISMVAVKRSNCFHKHGHADKCHVSNNPFMIIFACIQIVLCQIPNFHELSWLSIVAAVMSFTYSSIGLGLSIAKVAGGGHVRTSITGVEIGVDVTATEKVWRMFQAIGDIAFAYAFSNVLIEIQDTLKSSPPENRVMKRASLIGILTTTLFYVLCGTLGYAAFGNDAPGNFLTGFGFYEPFWLIDFANVCIAVHLIGAYQVFVQPIFGFVEGQSKQKWPDSKFVNGEHPMNLPLYGSYNVNFFRVIWRSSYVIITAIIAMLFPFFNDFLGLIGSLSFWPLTVYFPIEMYIKKTKMQKFSFTWTWLKILSWACLVISIISAAGSIQGLAQSLKKYQPFKGEQ, from the exons ATGCACATAGAAGCTCAAGAACATTATGGTGGTGAAGACAAGAACTTTGACGAGGATGGACGAACCAAGAGAACAG GGACATGGTTGACTGCAAGTGCACATATAATAACAGCAGTGATAGGATCTGGAGTTTTATCACTAGCATGGGCAATTGCACAAATGGGTTGGGTGGCTGGTCCTGCTGTTCTCTTTGCATTTTCTTTCATTACTTATTTCACTTCCACTCTTCTTGCTGATTGTTACCGTTCACCTGATCCTGTTCATGGCAAACGAAACTATACTTATTCTGAGGTTGTCAGAGCTAACTTAG GAGGGAGGAAATTTCAGCTCTGTGGATTGGCTCAATATATAAATCTTGTAGGTGTAACCATCGGCTACACAATAACTGCATCAATTAGTATGGT GGCTGTAAAAAGATCAAACTGTTTTCACAAGCATGGACATGCAGACAAGTGCCATGTATCAAATAACCCTTTCATGATAATATTTGCCTGCATCCAAATAGTTCTATGCCAAATTCCCAATTTCCATGAACTCTCCTGGCTCTCAATTGTTGCAGCTGTTATGTCTTTTACTTATTCTTCCATTGGTCTTGGCCTTTCCATAGCCAAAGTTGCAG GTGGGGGACATGTGAGGACATCCATAACAGGGGTGGAAATTGGGGTAGATGTTACTGCAACAGAAAAGGTGTGGAGGATGTTCCAAGCTATTGGTGACATTGCCTTTGCTTATGCTTTTTCTAATGTTCTCATTGAGATCCAG GATACCTTAAAATCAAGCCCACCTGAAAACAGAGTGATGAAGAGAGCAAGTTTAATTGGCATTTTGACAACAACATTATTTTATGTGCTATGTGGAACCTTAGGTTATGCTGCATTTGGAAATGATGCACCAGGAAATTTTCTCACAGGATTTGGCTTCTATGAGCCCTTTTGGCTAATTGACTTTGCCAATGTTTGCATTGCAGTTCACTTAATTGGGGCATACCAG GTATTTGTCCAACCAATATTTGGGTTTGTGGAGGGCCAAAGCAAACAAAAATGGCCAGATAGCAAATTTGTGAATGGTGAACATCCAATGAATCTTCCTCTATATGGAAGCTATAATGTGAATTTCTTTAGAGTAATATGGAGAAGTTCATATGTGATTATCACTGCCATCATAGCCATGTTGTTTCCATTCTTCAATGATTTCTTGGGATTAATTGGTTCACTATCCTTTTGGCCATTAACTGTTTATTTCCCAATTGAAATGTACATTAAAAAGACCAAGATGCAAAAGTTTTCATTCACATGGACTTGGCTCAAGATATTGAGTTGGGCTTGTTTGGTCATTTCAATTATCTCAGCTGCTGGATCAATTCAAGGACTTGCTCAATCTCTTAAGAAATATCAACCCTTCAAAGGAGAACAATAA